Proteins co-encoded in one Gouania willdenowi chromosome 1, fGouWil2.1, whole genome shotgun sequence genomic window:
- the sid4 gene encoding secreted immunoglobulin domain 4 isoform X1, which produces MVSTQGPKCGARPLSLCVCAALCQIPVVSVEPRSTTVRQGQSTSFRCQVSGGAQPVQLEWKKGNNQALPENAKSGPDGSVLTIVNARPSNQGQYRCVASNRAGRANANAVLNVKYAPKVQLTPEGPLRVRMGDPVSVGCSATGRPKPKLSWKRQGSSLQLLTTVTNDINSVHWPAIRSEDSGVYICQAENNEGVTEVKVGITVEGGLGAPVASVSATEMTVVDGHTVVMECQASGSPQPVITWSKLRAPLPWKHTVERGVLTLTNVGRQDSGQYICNATNIHGYSEAYTQMEVESPPYTTCLPDQVKLQAGDALSIQCLAHGSHPIQLRWSRVGRANLPAGAEATNDGKLVIASVKQSDSGTYKCVATNHIGSSEAQAKVTVKA; this is translated from the exons atggtttctacccagggcccaaaatgtggtgctaggcccctgtctctgtgtgtgtgtgcagcgctGTGTCAGATCCCCGTGGTGTCGGTGGAGCCCCGCAGCACCACCGTGCGACAGGGGCAATCCACCAGTTTCAGGTGTCAGGTGAGCGGTGGCGCTCAGCCAGTTCAACTGGAGTGGAAGAAAGGCAACAACCAGGCATTACCAG AGAATGCAAAGAGTGGACCTGATGGTTCGGTTCTTACTATTGTCAACGCCAGACCTTCAAACCAGGGCCAGTACCGCTGCGTGGCGTCCAACAGAGCCGGCCGtgccaatgctaatgctgtgCTGAACGTCAAAT ATGCTCCGAAAGTCCAGCTGACACCAGAAGGGCCCTTGAGGGTCAGAATGGGTGACCCAGTGTCAGTGGGGTGCAGTGCAACAGGTAGGCCTAAACCCAAACTGTCCTGGAAACGCCAGGGCTCCAGCCTGCAGCTGCTCACCACGGTGACAAATGACATCAACTCTGTTCAC TGGCCTGCGATACGTTCGGAGGACTCGGGAGTTTACATTTGCCAGGCTGAAAACAACGAGGGTGTGACTGAAGTCAAAGTTGGAATCACTGTGGAGGGAGGGCTGGGGGCGCCCGTAGCTTCAGTGAGCGCCACAGAGATGACTGTAGTGGACGGACATACGGTTGTGATGGAGTGTCAGGCCAGTG GTTCTCCTCAGCCTGTCATCACTTGGTCCAAGCTACGAGCTCCAttgccatggaaacacacaGTGGAGCGTGGCGTTTTGACACTCACTAATGTGGGGCGCCAAGACTCAGGGCAGTACATCTGCAACGCAACAAACATACATGGCTACAGTGAGGCGTACACGCAGATGGAGGTGGAGT CCCCTCCCTACACCACCTGTCTGCCCGACCAGGTGAAGCTCCAGGCTGGCGACGCCCTTAGCATCCAGTGCCTCGCCCACGGCTCTCATCCTATCCAGCTCAGATGGAGCCGTGTGGGCAGGGCCAACCTACCTGCAGGAGCAGAGGCCACAAATGATGGAAAGCTGGTGATCGCTAGTGTTAAACAGAGCGACAGCGGCACGTACAAATGTGTAGCTACTAATCACATCGGCTCGAGTGAAGCACAAGCCAAAGTCACAGTTAAAG CATAA
- the sid4 gene encoding secreted immunoglobulin domain 4 isoform X2, with amino-acid sequence MDLSARALILCCLLGSALCQIPVVSVEPRSTTVRQGQSTSFRCQVSGGAQPVQLEWKKGNNQALPENAKSGPDGSVLTIVNARPSNQGQYRCVASNRAGRANANAVLNVKYAPKVQLTPEGPLRVRMGDPVSVGCSATGRPKPKLSWKRQGSSLQLLTTVTNDINSVHWPAIRSEDSGVYICQAENNEGVTEVKVGITVEGGLGAPVASVSATEMTVVDGHTVVMECQASGSPQPVITWSKLRAPLPWKHTVERGVLTLTNVGRQDSGQYICNATNIHGYSEAYTQMEVESPPYTTCLPDQVKLQAGDALSIQCLAHGSHPIQLRWSRVGRANLPAGAEATNDGKLVIASVKQSDSGTYKCVATNHIGSSEAQAKVTVKA; translated from the exons ATGGATTTATCAGCCAGAGCTCTGATCCTGTGCTGCCTTTTAGGTTCAg cgctGTGTCAGATCCCCGTGGTGTCGGTGGAGCCCCGCAGCACCACCGTGCGACAGGGGCAATCCACCAGTTTCAGGTGTCAGGTGAGCGGTGGCGCTCAGCCAGTTCAACTGGAGTGGAAGAAAGGCAACAACCAGGCATTACCAG AGAATGCAAAGAGTGGACCTGATGGTTCGGTTCTTACTATTGTCAACGCCAGACCTTCAAACCAGGGCCAGTACCGCTGCGTGGCGTCCAACAGAGCCGGCCGtgccaatgctaatgctgtgCTGAACGTCAAAT ATGCTCCGAAAGTCCAGCTGACACCAGAAGGGCCCTTGAGGGTCAGAATGGGTGACCCAGTGTCAGTGGGGTGCAGTGCAACAGGTAGGCCTAAACCCAAACTGTCCTGGAAACGCCAGGGCTCCAGCCTGCAGCTGCTCACCACGGTGACAAATGACATCAACTCTGTTCAC TGGCCTGCGATACGTTCGGAGGACTCGGGAGTTTACATTTGCCAGGCTGAAAACAACGAGGGTGTGACTGAAGTCAAAGTTGGAATCACTGTGGAGGGAGGGCTGGGGGCGCCCGTAGCTTCAGTGAGCGCCACAGAGATGACTGTAGTGGACGGACATACGGTTGTGATGGAGTGTCAGGCCAGTG GTTCTCCTCAGCCTGTCATCACTTGGTCCAAGCTACGAGCTCCAttgccatggaaacacacaGTGGAGCGTGGCGTTTTGACACTCACTAATGTGGGGCGCCAAGACTCAGGGCAGTACATCTGCAACGCAACAAACATACATGGCTACAGTGAGGCGTACACGCAGATGGAGGTGGAGT CCCCTCCCTACACCACCTGTCTGCCCGACCAGGTGAAGCTCCAGGCTGGCGACGCCCTTAGCATCCAGTGCCTCGCCCACGGCTCTCATCCTATCCAGCTCAGATGGAGCCGTGTGGGCAGGGCCAACCTACCTGCAGGAGCAGAGGCCACAAATGATGGAAAGCTGGTGATCGCTAGTGTTAAACAGAGCGACAGCGGCACGTACAAATGTGTAGCTACTAATCACATCGGCTCGAGTGAAGCACAAGCCAAAGTCACAGTTAAAG CATAA
- the mvb12a gene encoding multivesicular body subunit 12A, whose protein sequence is MSLMERGAVRPVTAVAWTSNTSTCPKDFTLISITEDGATANFTRSFAMRSGYYLCYSKDLTGGSVVSDIQVISDKDSIPHGYCYIAEHLEPKATVSKKKRVCVSIVPVGSVDTAVLDVKLTAKSKMMLQHYTYVGDINGYVLWCRKGLFTSPVPIVKPRSVSLSVEHPACLPLRPINPPSRTQHKVSQRRSSLHSKDNLDKPADSSIQGITALDGVPFSLHPKYDTKTNGMSPQLNSQINNIRIKSLQDIENEYSYTFAVEESAAKRTRPSIAKDDASATQ, encoded by the exons ATGTCGTTAATGGAGCGTGGGGCGGTCCGCCCAGTGACTGCAGTGGCCTGGACCTCCAACACAAGCACCTGCCCCAAGGATTTTACACTG ATCAGCATCACAGAGGACGGAGCGACGGCAAACTTCACACGCAGCTTTGCGATGAGATCAGGATATTACTTGTGTTACAGCAAG GATCTCACAGGTGGATCGGTGGTGTCTGATATTCAGGTGATCTCAGACAAGGATTCAATACCTCATGGTTACTGCTACATCGCTGAACACCTGGAACCCA AGGCCACGGTTTCAAAGAAGAAACGTGTGTGCGTGAGCATTGTTCCAGTGGGCAGCGTGGACACGGCTGTGCTGGATGTCAAACTAACAGCTAAGAGCAAAATGATGCTGCAGCATTACACATATGTGGG agacaTCAATGGATATGTGCTGTGGTGCAGGAAAGGCCTGTTCACCAGCCCTGTACCTATAGTCAAACCTCGCAGTGTTAGCCTCTCTGTGGAGCATCCTGCTTGTTTGCCTCTCAGACCCAT CAACCCTCCTTCACGCACTCAGCACAAAGTGAGTCAGAGACGCAGCAGCCTTCACAGCAAGGACAACTTGGACAAACCTGCTGACAGCAGCATTCAGGGAATAACAG CTCTGGACGGAGTTCCTTTCAGCCTTCATCCAAAATATGACACAAAGACAAATGGGATG AGTCCTCAGCTAAACTCGCAGATAAACAACATTCGCATAAAATCTCTCCAAGATATAGAAAATGAG TATAGCTACACGTTTGCTGTGGAGGAATCGGCCGCGAAAAGGACCAGACCATCAATCGCAAAAGACGATGCCTCAGCAACTCAGTGA